The Bombus pascuorum chromosome 9, iyBomPasc1.1, whole genome shotgun sequence genome has a window encoding:
- the LOC132910584 gene encoding uncharacterized protein LOC132910584 isoform X3, translating into MSTISSQFILVLPILLVPMSEGFFFEHPKKLLMDLFQSSKEKKEARKGPHIDHYHVHYYPVTIPIFEPLVKAPKKHKLEEIYHNQLKTIGWSSHEYKYIPEPKIKTFSLYDSWKNSVPCKKEILETDLLEITDNSEDENVLYVHPSTHKY; encoded by the exons ATGTCTACTATTTCCTCACAA tttattttagttttaccGATATTGCTAGTTCCTATGTCCGAAGGATTTTTCTTCGAACA cCCTAAGAAGCTATTAATGGATTTGTTTCAATcgtcaaaagaaaaaaaagaagcaagaaaAGGGCCTCATATAGATCATTATCATGTACATTATTATCCAGTAACAATCCCTATATTCGAACCACTGGTGAAAGCACCTAAAAAACACAAACTGGAAGAAATATATCa cAACCAACTGAAAACGATTGGGTGGTCCAGTcacgaatataaatatattcctGAACCcaaaattaaaactttcaGTTTATATGATTCGTGGAAAAATTCTGTGCCCtgcaaaaaagaaattttag AAACAGATCTTTTAGAAATAACAGACAACAGCGAGGACGAAAATGTATTATACGTACACCCCTCCACTCAcaagtattaa
- the LOC132910524 gene encoding uncharacterized protein LOC132910524, whose translation MQTATVEKRRTRYQKKANHEEKQKYKNKIISETDKKIKLDKREVEAPRKTKKVFEDVKMAFISAIDPYDTPLQWWETEHVRYAINYPPVKSRLEKVMGTHIVRLTDRKYMLQLMSKLLQDHMEQQETRIEKRKLPLPSNISRLLKLSYKTLSEKMHDPKHLKLKLYV comes from the exons ATGCAAACTGCAACAGTAGAGAAAAGGCGAACTAGATATCAGAAAAAAGCTAACCATGAAGAAAAGcagaaatataagaataaaattattagtgAAACTGATAAAAAGATCAAACTCGATAAGAGAGAAGTGGAAGCCCCGAGAAAAACTAAAAAGGTATTTGAAGATGTAAAAATGGCATTTATCTCTGCTATAGATCCTTATGACACTCCTTTGCAATGGTGGGAAACAGAACACGTAAGATATGC AATAAATTATCCACCGGTAAAATCCCGATTAGAAAAAGTGATGGGAACTCATATCGTACGACTAACTGATCGCAAATACATGTTGCAACTTATGTCCAAGCTCTTGCAGGATCATATGGAGCAACAAGAAACGCGTATCGAGAAGAGAAAGCTGCCATTACCATCGAATATATCTCGCTTATTGAAACTATCTTATAAAACGCTTTCCGAAAAGATGCACGATCCTAAACATCttaaattaaaactttatgtgtga
- the LOC132910584 gene encoding uncharacterized protein LOC132910584 isoform X5 — MLFILVLPILLVPMSEGFFFEHPKKLLMDLFQSSKEKKEARKGPHIDHYHVHYYPVTIPIFEPLVKAPKKHKLEEIYHNQLKTIGWSSHEYKYIPEPKIKTFSLYDSWKNSVPCKKEILETDLLEITDNSEDENVLYVHPSTHKY, encoded by the exons ATGCTG tttattttagttttaccGATATTGCTAGTTCCTATGTCCGAAGGATTTTTCTTCGAACA cCCTAAGAAGCTATTAATGGATTTGTTTCAATcgtcaaaagaaaaaaaagaagcaagaaaAGGGCCTCATATAGATCATTATCATGTACATTATTATCCAGTAACAATCCCTATATTCGAACCACTGGTGAAAGCACCTAAAAAACACAAACTGGAAGAAATATATCa cAACCAACTGAAAACGATTGGGTGGTCCAGTcacgaatataaatatattcctGAACCcaaaattaaaactttcaGTTTATATGATTCGTGGAAAAATTCTGTGCCCtgcaaaaaagaaattttag AAACAGATCTTTTAGAAATAACAGACAACAGCGAGGACGAAAATGTATTATACGTACACCCCTCCACTCAcaagtattaa
- the LOC132910584 gene encoding uncharacterized protein LOC132910584 isoform X1, whose protein sequence is MKHIYFVSLKTKFILVLPILLVPMSEGFFFEHPKKLLMDLFQSSKEKKEARKGPHIDHYHVHYYPVTIPIFEPLVKAPKKHKLEEIYHNQLKTIGWSSHEYKYIPEPKIKTFSLYDSWKNSVPCKKEILETDLLEITDNSEDENVLYVHPSTHKY, encoded by the exons ATGAAACATATCTATTTTGTAAGTTTGAAAACAAAG tttattttagttttaccGATATTGCTAGTTCCTATGTCCGAAGGATTTTTCTTCGAACA cCCTAAGAAGCTATTAATGGATTTGTTTCAATcgtcaaaagaaaaaaaagaagcaagaaaAGGGCCTCATATAGATCATTATCATGTACATTATTATCCAGTAACAATCCCTATATTCGAACCACTGGTGAAAGCACCTAAAAAACACAAACTGGAAGAAATATATCa cAACCAACTGAAAACGATTGGGTGGTCCAGTcacgaatataaatatattcctGAACCcaaaattaaaactttcaGTTTATATGATTCGTGGAAAAATTCTGTGCCCtgcaaaaaagaaattttag AAACAGATCTTTTAGAAATAACAGACAACAGCGAGGACGAAAATGTATTATACGTACACCCCTCCACTCAcaagtattaa
- the LOC132910584 gene encoding uncharacterized protein LOC132910584 isoform X4, translated as MKHIYFFILVLPILLVPMSEGFFFEHPKKLLMDLFQSSKEKKEARKGPHIDHYHVHYYPVTIPIFEPLVKAPKKHKLEEIYHNQLKTIGWSSHEYKYIPEPKIKTFSLYDSWKNSVPCKKEILETDLLEITDNSEDENVLYVHPSTHKY; from the exons ATGAAACATATCTATTTT tttattttagttttaccGATATTGCTAGTTCCTATGTCCGAAGGATTTTTCTTCGAACA cCCTAAGAAGCTATTAATGGATTTGTTTCAATcgtcaaaagaaaaaaaagaagcaagaaaAGGGCCTCATATAGATCATTATCATGTACATTATTATCCAGTAACAATCCCTATATTCGAACCACTGGTGAAAGCACCTAAAAAACACAAACTGGAAGAAATATATCa cAACCAACTGAAAACGATTGGGTGGTCCAGTcacgaatataaatatattcctGAACCcaaaattaaaactttcaGTTTATATGATTCGTGGAAAAATTCTGTGCCCtgcaaaaaagaaattttag AAACAGATCTTTTAGAAATAACAGACAACAGCGAGGACGAAAATGTATTATACGTACACCCCTCCACTCAcaagtattaa
- the LOC132910584 gene encoding uncharacterized protein LOC132910584 isoform X2, with the protein MKTELLLQFILVLPILLVPMSEGFFFEHPKKLLMDLFQSSKEKKEARKGPHIDHYHVHYYPVTIPIFEPLVKAPKKHKLEEIYHNQLKTIGWSSHEYKYIPEPKIKTFSLYDSWKNSVPCKKEILETDLLEITDNSEDENVLYVHPSTHKY; encoded by the exons ATGAAAACTGAATTATTGTTgcaa tttattttagttttaccGATATTGCTAGTTCCTATGTCCGAAGGATTTTTCTTCGAACA cCCTAAGAAGCTATTAATGGATTTGTTTCAATcgtcaaaagaaaaaaaagaagcaagaaaAGGGCCTCATATAGATCATTATCATGTACATTATTATCCAGTAACAATCCCTATATTCGAACCACTGGTGAAAGCACCTAAAAAACACAAACTGGAAGAAATATATCa cAACCAACTGAAAACGATTGGGTGGTCCAGTcacgaatataaatatattcctGAACCcaaaattaaaactttcaGTTTATATGATTCGTGGAAAAATTCTGTGCCCtgcaaaaaagaaattttag AAACAGATCTTTTAGAAATAACAGACAACAGCGAGGACGAAAATGTATTATACGTACACCCCTCCACTCAcaagtattaa